GCCCGTTCAGGCGCAGCGGAACCCCGGCGTAACTGCGCACCCCGGTGATCATCACCAGCGGGTTCATGGTGTGTTCCGGATCGTCGTGAGTGTCGTCGATCAGCAGCGGAGCGTCGTTGCGGACCACGGTGGCGCACGGCGCCCATTCCGCCGGCATGCCACCGGCCTCGGCGAGCCAGCCGCCGACGCCGTGGGTGGCGGCCAGGATCCCGGCGTCGGTGAGGATCAGCGAGACACCGGCACAGGGTGCCCCGAGCGCCTCGGCGACGCGGTCGATGAACTGCTGCAACGCGGCTGAGGTGCGCTCACCGCGGGGGAGCACGCTCCCGACCGCCGCCACCCGGGCCGGGTGGGTCAGAACATCGGTCAGGGGGATGGAACTGGCGACAACCATTTGAGCCTTCTTACCTCGAGAGAACTCGACGCTATCGAGCATCGGGTGGCCGGCCGGACGCCGTCGTGGAGCAGCACGGTTGCGGGCAATCCCGGGCGCGGGCCGCCTCGATCATGCCGGTTCCCGGGTCGGGCACTACGCTCATGTGGTGGAGTCACCGGACCGATGAGCGAAGCTGAGCTGCTACGACGTTTCACGGCGATCGCCGACGCGACGCTCTCCCGGCTGGAGGTCGCCGACCTGCTCGACGAGTTGCTGGAGCGCGTCCGCGGCGTGCTCGAGGCGACACCGCGGTCGTCCTGCTGCTCGACCCGCACGTCGGCCAACTCGTCGCCACCGCCGCCAAGGGGCTGGAGGAGGAGGTCCGGCAGGGCTTCCGGATCGCCGTCGGCGCCGGATTCGCCGGACGCGTCGCCGAGACCGGCCGGCCGGTGGTGATCGGTGACGTCAGCGCCGACAACGTCGTCAACCCGCTGTTGCTGGACGCCGGGATCCGGTCCCTGCTCGGCGTGCCGGTCTTCGCCGCCGGTGAGGTCATCGGCGTCCTGCACGTCGGCACCCTCAGCCCGAGGGCCTTCACCGCCGACGACGTCATGCTGCTGGAACTGGCCGCCGACCGGGTCGGGGTGGCGGGCGCGGTCCGCTTGCAGAAACTGGAGAACGGCGCCGCCCTGGCCCTGCAACGCAGCCTCATGCCGCCGCAGATCATCTCCGTCCCCGGCCTGCAGATCGCCGCCCGCTACGTGCCCGGTCACGAGCTGGGCGTCGGC
Above is a genomic segment from Actinoplanes ianthinogenes containing:
- a CDS encoding GAF domain-containing protein gives rise to the protein MVVASSIPLTDVLTHPARVAAVGSVLPRGERTSAALQQFIDRVAEALGAPCAGVSLILTDAGILAATHGVGGWLAEAGGMPAEWAPCATVVRNDAPLLIDDTHDDPEHTMNPLVMITGVRSYAGVPLRLNGQPVGSLCVLSAEPGAFTDADLDTLTGLAPRAVELLQAGIYG